A genomic window from Streptomyces sp. HUAS YS2 includes:
- a CDS encoding TIGR03960 family B12-binding radical SAM protein: MSAAESVFPQLEALLPHVQKPIQYVGGELNSTVKPWESADVRWALMYPDAYEVGLPNQGVMILYEVLNEREGVLAERTYSVWPDLEELMREHNVPQFTVDSHRPVGAFDVFGLSFSTELGYTNMLTALDLAGIPLESKDRTVDHPIVLAGGHAAFNPEPIADFIDAAIVGDGEQAVLDMTEIIRRWKAEGRPGGREEVLLRLAKTGSVYIPAFYDVEYLPDGRIGRVVPNRSGVPWRVSKHTVMDLDEWPYPKQPLVPLAETVHERMSVEIFRGCTRGCRFCQAGMITRPVRERSITGIGEMVEKGLKATGFEEVGLLSLSSADHTEIGDIAKGLADRYEEDKIGLSLPSTRVDAFNVDLANELTRNGRRSGLTFAPEGGSERMRKVINKMVSEEDLIRTVATAYGNGWRQVKLYFMCGLPTETDEDVLQIGDMAVNVIAKGREVSGQNDIRCTVSIGGFVPKPHTPFQWAPQLSAEETDARLQKLRDKIRGDKKYGRSIGFRYHDGKPGIVEGLLSRGDRRVGHVIRAVYEDGGRFDGWREHFSYDRWMDCAAKTLPAHGVDVDWYTTRERTYEEVLPWDHLDSGLDKDWLWEDWQDALDETEVDDCRWTPCFDCGVCPAMQTEIQVGPTGKKLLPLSVVKQ; encoded by the coding sequence ATGTCTGCTGCCGAGTCTGTCTTCCCGCAGCTCGAAGCTCTGCTCCCGCACGTGCAGAAGCCGATTCAGTACGTCGGTGGAGAGCTGAACTCCACGGTCAAGCCGTGGGAGTCCGCCGACGTCCGCTGGGCTCTGATGTACCCGGACGCGTACGAGGTCGGTCTGCCCAACCAGGGCGTCATGATCCTCTACGAGGTACTCAACGAGCGTGAGGGCGTCCTCGCCGAGCGCACCTACAGCGTGTGGCCGGACCTCGAAGAGCTGATGCGCGAGCACAACGTGCCGCAGTTCACGGTCGACAGCCACCGCCCCGTCGGCGCCTTCGACGTGTTCGGCCTGAGCTTCTCCACCGAGCTCGGCTACACCAACATGCTCACGGCCCTCGACCTCGCGGGCATCCCGCTGGAGTCCAAGGACCGCACCGTCGACCACCCGATCGTGCTCGCCGGCGGCCACGCCGCCTTCAACCCCGAGCCGATCGCGGACTTCATCGACGCGGCGATCGTCGGCGACGGCGAGCAGGCCGTCCTCGACATGACCGAGATCATCCGCCGCTGGAAGGCGGAGGGCCGCCCCGGCGGCCGCGAGGAGGTCCTGCTCCGCCTCGCCAAGACCGGCTCGGTCTACATCCCGGCGTTCTACGACGTCGAGTACCTCCCGGACGGCCGCATCGGCCGCGTCGTCCCCAACCGCTCCGGCGTGCCGTGGCGCGTGTCCAAGCACACCGTCATGGACCTCGACGAGTGGCCGTACCCCAAGCAGCCGCTGGTCCCGCTCGCCGAGACGGTCCACGAGCGGATGTCCGTCGAGATCTTCCGCGGCTGCACCCGCGGCTGCCGTTTCTGCCAGGCCGGCATGATCACGCGCCCCGTGCGGGAGCGAAGCATCACCGGCATCGGCGAGATGGTCGAGAAGGGTCTCAAGGCGACCGGCTTCGAGGAGGTCGGCCTCCTCTCGCTGTCCTCCGCGGACCACACCGAGATCGGTGACATCGCGAAGGGCCTGGCGGACCGCTACGAGGAAGACAAGATCGGCCTCTCCCTCCCCTCGACCCGCGTGGACGCCTTCAACGTCGACCTCGCGAACGAGCTGACGCGGAACGGCCGCCGCTCCGGCCTCACCTTCGCCCCCGAGGGCGGCTCCGAGCGCATGCGCAAGGTCATCAACAAGATGGTCTCGGAAGAGGACCTGATCAGGACCGTCGCGACGGCCTACGGCAACGGCTGGCGCCAGGTGAAGCTGTACTTCATGTGCGGCCTGCCGACCGAGACCGACGAGGACGTCCTCCAGATCGGCGACATGGCGGTCAACGTGATCGCCAAGGGCCGCGAGGTCTCCGGCCAGAACGACATCCGCTGCACGGTGTCGATCGGCGGCTTCGTCCCCAAGCCGCACACCCCCTTCCAGTGGGCCCCGCAGCTCTCCGCCGAGGAGACCGACGCCCGCCTGCAGAAGCTCCGCGACAAGATCCGCGGCGACAAGAAGTACGGCCGCTCCATCGGCTTCCGCTACCACGACGGCAAGCCCGGCATCGTCGAGGGCCTGCTCTCCCGCGGCGACCGCCGCGTCGGCCACGTCATCCGCGCGGTGTACGAGGACGGCGGCCGCTTCGACGGCTGGCGCGAGCACTTCTCGTACGACCGCTGGATGGACTGCGCCGCGAAGACCCTCCCGGCCCACGGCGTCGACGTCGACTGGTACACGACGCGCGAGCGCACCTACGAGGAGGTCCTGCCCTGGGACCACCTGGACTCCGGTCTCGACAAGGACTGGCTCTGGGAGGACTGGCAGGACGCCCTCGACGAGACCGAGGTCGACGACTGCCGCTGGACCCCGTGCTTCGACTGCGGCGTCTGCCCGGCCATGCAGACCGAGATCCAGGTCGGCCCGACGGGCAAGAAGCTGCTGCCGCTGAGCGTCGTCAAGCAGTAG
- a CDS encoding TIGR03936 family radical SAM-associated protein: MQRIRLRYTKRGRLRFTSHRDFQRAFERALRRAEVPMAYSAGFTPHPKVSYANAAPTGTGSEAEYLEIALTETRDPETLRALLDESLPAGLDITDAVEARTSGLADRLTASVWELRLDGVAVEDAQKAVEAFLAAETVEVQRKTKNGMRTFDARSAVAELTAARPPADRPVEGPCAILRLVVRHVTPAVRPDDVLSGLRAVADLAPPVPAAVTRLAQGLFDEESGTVTDPLAPDREAVTAASPTAAATAPATAPGTGSA, translated from the coding sequence GTGCAGCGCATCCGACTGCGCTACACCAAGCGCGGCCGCCTCCGGTTCACCAGCCACCGTGACTTCCAGCGCGCGTTCGAGCGTGCGCTGCGCCGCGCCGAGGTGCCCATGGCGTACTCGGCCGGTTTCACCCCGCACCCGAAGGTGTCGTACGCCAACGCCGCCCCCACGGGTACGGGCTCCGAGGCCGAGTACCTGGAGATCGCCCTCACCGAGACGCGCGACCCGGAGACCCTCCGGGCGCTGCTCGACGAGTCGCTCCCGGCCGGTCTGGACATCACCGACGCCGTCGAGGCCCGGACCTCCGGGCTCGCCGACCGGCTCACCGCCTCCGTGTGGGAGCTCCGGCTCGACGGAGTGGCAGTCGAGGACGCGCAGAAGGCCGTCGAGGCCTTCCTCGCCGCCGAGACGGTCGAGGTGCAGCGCAAGACGAAGAACGGCATGCGCACCTTCGACGCCCGTTCCGCCGTCGCGGAGCTCACCGCGGCTCGTCCACCGGCTGATAGGCCGGTGGAGGGCCCCTGTGCGATACTGCGGCTGGTTGTTCGGCACGTGACACCTGCCGTGCGACCCGACGACGTCCTGTCCGGTCTCCGAGCTGTGGCCGACCTGGCGCCGCCGGTCCCCGCAGCGGTGACCAGGCTGGCGCAGGGGCTCTTCGACGAGGAGTCCGGCACGGTGACCGACCCGCTCGCGCCCGACCGCGAGGCAGTCACGGCCGCTTCACCCACGGCCGCCGCGACCGCCCCGGCGACGGCGCCGGGTACCGGTTCCGCGTAG